From the genome of Symphalangus syndactylus isolate Jambi chromosome 13, NHGRI_mSymSyn1-v2.1_pri, whole genome shotgun sequence:
gaatgtgggaaagcttttGGTTTAAAATCACAGCTCATTATACATGAAAGaattcatacaggagagaaaccatATGAATGCAATGAATGTCGGAAAGCCTTTAATACAAAGTCAAACCTTATGGTACATCAGAGAACCCATACAGGGGAGAAACCTTATGTTTGTAGTGATTGTGGAAAAGCCTTTACATTCAAGTCACAGCTCATTGTACATCAGGGGATTCACACAGGAGTGAAGCCTTATGGGTGTATTCAGTGTGGTAAAGGATTCAGTTtgaaatcacagctcattgtacaTCAGAGAAGTCACACAGGAATGAAACCTTATGTATGCaatgaatgtggcaaagccttcagGAGCAAGTCATACCTTATTATACATACAAAGACTCATACAGGAGAAAAACTCCATGAATGCAACGattgtgggaaagccttcagttTTAAATCACAGCTCATTATACATCAGAGGATTCATACAGGAGAGAACCCCTATGAATGCCATGAATGTGGGAAAACCTTCAGTCGGAAATACCAGCTTATTTCACACCAGAGAACTCATGCAGGAGAGAAGCCTTATGAATGCACTGACTGTGGAAAAGCTTTTGGTTTAAAGTCACAGCTTATTATACACCAGAGAACTCATACAGGGGAGAAACCATTTGAATGTAGTGAGTGTCAGAAAGCCTTTAATACAAAGTCAAACCTGATTGTACATCAGAGAactcatacaggagagaaaccctatagttgtaatgaatgtggaaaagcctttaCATTCAAATCGCAGCTCATTGTACATCAAGGAGTGCACACTGGAGTAAAACCCTATGGATGCAGTCAATGTGAAAAAACCTTTAGTTTGAAGTCCCAGCTCATTGTACATCAGAGAAGTCACACAGAAGTAAAACCATATGGATGCAGtgagtgtgggaaagccttcaggaGCAAGTCATACCTTAGTATACATATGAGAACTCATACGGGAGAGAAACCACATGAGTGCAGGGAATGCGGGAAATCCTTTAGTTTCAATTCACAACTCATTGtgcatcagagaattcacacagGAGAAAATCCCTATGaatgcagtgaatgtgggaaagcctttaatAGGAAAGACCAGCTCATTTCACATCAGCGAACTCATGCGGGGGAAAAGCCTTATGGgtgcagtgaatgtgggaaagcttttAGCAGCAAGTCATACCTAATTATACACATGAGAACTCATTCAGGTGAGAAACCAtatgaatgtaatgaatgtgggaaagccttcatttGGAAGTCACTACTCATTGTACATGAGCGAACTCATGCAGGGGTAAACCCTTATAAATGCAGTCAATGTGAGAAATCCTTCAGTGGGAAATTACGCCTTCTCGTACACCAGAGAATGCACACGAGAGAGAAAACATATGTATGCAGTGAGTGTGGAAAAGCCTTCATTAGAAATTCTCAGCTCATTGTACATCAAAGAACTCATtcaggagagaaaccctatgggTGCAATGAATGTGGGAAAACCTTCTCTCAAAAATCAATTCTCAGTGCACATCAGAGAACACATACAGGAGAGAAGCCTTGTAAGTGCactgaatgtgggaaagccttttgT
Proteins encoded in this window:
- the ZNF268 gene encoding zinc finger protein 268 isoform X3; its protein translation is MDWHQENKDKLGSTAKSFECTTFGKLCLLSTKYLSRQKSHKCATHGKSLKYIDFTSNYARKNPNGFQVHGKSFFHSKHEQTVIGVKYCESNESGKTVNKKSQLMCQQMYMGEKPFGCSYCEKAFGSKSYLVVHQQTHAEEKPYGCNECGKDFSSKSYLIVHQRIHTGEKLHECSECRKTFSFHSQLVIHQRIHTGENLCECCECGKVFSRKDQLVSHQKSHSGQKPYVCNECGKAFGLKSQLIIHERIHTGEKPYECNECRKAFNTKSNLMVHQRTHTGEKPYVCSDCGKAFTFKSQLIVHQGIHTGVKPYGCIQCGKGFSLKSQLIVHQRSHTGMKPYVCNECGKAFRSKSYLIIHTKTHTGEKLHECNDCGKAFSFKSQLIIHQRIHTGENPYECHECGKTFSRKYQLISHQRTHAGEKPYECTDCGKAFGLKSQLIIHQRTHTGEKPFECSECQKAFNTKSNLIVHQRTHTGEKPYSCNECGKAFTFKSQLIVHQGVHTGVKPYGCSQCEKTFSLKSQLIVHQRSHTEVKPYGCSECGKAFRSKSYLSIHMRTHTGEKPHECRECGKSFSFNSQLIVHQRIHTGENPYECSECGKAFNRKDQLISHQRTHAGEKPYGCSECGKAFSSKSYLIIHMRTHSGEKPYECNECGKAFIWKSLLIVHERTHAGVNPYKCSQCEKSFSGKLRLLVHQRMHTREKTYVCSECGKAFIRNSQLIVHQRTHSGEKPYGCNECGKTFSQKSILSAHQRTHTGEKPCKCTECGKAFCWKSQLIMHQRTHVDDKH
- the ZNF268 gene encoding zinc finger protein 268 isoform X1 encodes the protein MATRVRTASIWVPPLQERNSSWDRIRKLQGQESILGQGTPGLQPLPGAPRQKQKSHRTEKVLEWLFISQEQPKITKSWGPLSFMDVFVDFTWEEWLLLDPAQKCLYRSVMLENYSNLVSLGYQHTKPDVIFKLEQGEELCMVQAQVPNQSCPNTVWKIDDLMDWHQENKDKLGSTAKSFECTTFGKLCLLSTKYLSRQKSHKCATHGKSLKYIDFTSNYARKNPNGFQVHGKSFFHSKHEQTVIGVKYCESNESGKTVNKKSQLMCQQMYMGEKPFGCSYCEKAFGSKSYLVVHQQTHAEEKPYGCNECGKDFSSKSYLIVHQRIHTGEKLHECSECRKTFSFHSQLVIHQRIHTGENLCECCECGKVFSRKDQLVSHQKSHSGQKPYVCNECGKAFGLKSQLIIHERIHTGEKPYECNECRKAFNTKSNLMVHQRTHTGEKPYVCSDCGKAFTFKSQLIVHQGIHTGVKPYGCIQCGKGFSLKSQLIVHQRSHTGMKPYVCNECGKAFRSKSYLIIHTKTHTGEKLHECNDCGKAFSFKSQLIIHQRIHTGENPYECHECGKTFSRKYQLISHQRTHAGEKPYECTDCGKAFGLKSQLIIHQRTHTGEKPFECSECQKAFNTKSNLIVHQRTHTGEKPYSCNECGKAFTFKSQLIVHQGVHTGVKPYGCSQCEKTFSLKSQLIVHQRSHTEVKPYGCSECGKAFRSKSYLSIHMRTHTGEKPHECRECGKSFSFNSQLIVHQRIHTGENPYECSECGKAFNRKDQLISHQRTHAGEKPYGCSECGKAFSSKSYLIIHMRTHSGEKPYECNECGKAFIWKSLLIVHERTHAGVNPYKCSQCEKSFSGKLRLLVHQRMHTREKTYVCSECGKAFIRNSQLIVHQRTHSGEKPYGCNECGKTFSQKSILSAHQRTHTGEKPCKCTECGKAFCWKSQLIMHQRTHVDDKH
- the ZNF268 gene encoding zinc finger protein 268 isoform X2; the protein is MDVFVDFTWEEWLLLDPAQKCLYRSVMLENYSNLVSLGYQHTKPDVIFKLEQGEELCMVQAQVPNQSCPNTVWKIDDLMDWHQENKDKLGSTAKSFECTTFGKLCLLSTKYLSRQKSHKCATHGKSLKYIDFTSNYARKNPNGFQVHGKSFFHSKHEQTVIGVKYCESNESGKTVNKKSQLMCQQMYMGEKPFGCSYCEKAFGSKSYLVVHQQTHAEEKPYGCNECGKDFSSKSYLIVHQRIHTGEKLHECSECRKTFSFHSQLVIHQRIHTGENLCECCECGKVFSRKDQLVSHQKSHSGQKPYVCNECGKAFGLKSQLIIHERIHTGEKPYECNECRKAFNTKSNLMVHQRTHTGEKPYVCSDCGKAFTFKSQLIVHQGIHTGVKPYGCIQCGKGFSLKSQLIVHQRSHTGMKPYVCNECGKAFRSKSYLIIHTKTHTGEKLHECNDCGKAFSFKSQLIIHQRIHTGENPYECHECGKTFSRKYQLISHQRTHAGEKPYECTDCGKAFGLKSQLIIHQRTHTGEKPFECSECQKAFNTKSNLIVHQRTHTGEKPYSCNECGKAFTFKSQLIVHQGVHTGVKPYGCSQCEKTFSLKSQLIVHQRSHTEVKPYGCSECGKAFRSKSYLSIHMRTHTGEKPHECRECGKSFSFNSQLIVHQRIHTGENPYECSECGKAFNRKDQLISHQRTHAGEKPYGCSECGKAFSSKSYLIIHMRTHSGEKPYECNECGKAFIWKSLLIVHERTHAGVNPYKCSQCEKSFSGKLRLLVHQRMHTREKTYVCSECGKAFIRNSQLIVHQRTHSGEKPYGCNECGKTFSQKSILSAHQRTHTGEKPCKCTECGKAFCWKSQLIMHQRTHVDDKH